Proteins encoded in a region of the Balneolaceae bacterium genome:
- a CDS encoding SLBB domain-containing protein: protein MRLIQSFFVIFLLSLATVATAQNLGDINFQTTNIDNLSEQQISRIYQASQARGLSVEQTVQLAVQQGLPPSQASALRQRLNQARSGMGQDGGAQEIARNRDALLQDFNQVFGAQTDVDSLRTYGTIDQIRYITRRDSILLAEQKMRDKIFGYNLFQRQQLFGQQAGPQQGVQGQQQGQGGQGAAFQPIMNIPTPTDYVLGSGDQVFIDVWGAHAQTYQLQISPEGNIMIPNLGPIYLDGLTIEDARQKLYERMSQIYTGLSPNDPSQKDTYMQVSLGQSRSITVTVIGEAAMPGTYTIPSFSTVLNLLYVTGGPSVTGSFRKIDVIRGDSVAVTFDLYDLLVNGDRSDDIRLRSQDLIRVHPYIDRVEVSGEVKRPGIYEMQQDETLADLIEYTGGFTDQAYQARVRIVGNTPTERQVADVGQENFANYEMASGDSVHVGKVLDRFANAVTLNGAVYRPGQYQVTESTTLYELIQRADGLREDAFMSRALIYREQDNFELEAIQVNLRQLMQNPEANDIALQPRDQIRINSIFDMREDWTIRVSGPVMNPSELDYVEGMTLEDAIFRAGGFTQSAAPYQIEVARRIRDMDQSRTNGQIAETFQFSVDENLEIDEQASRFTLQPYDRIYVRELPNYENQQEIRLVGEVQYPGAYSLSSKTDRISDLIERAGGLTSEAYLEGAALFRRQENIQQQTQAAASQQVTVQGGEDITVGGGQGQTQGQQAGEQQLQQQQGPALETKQQVGINLAEVVDNPGSRYDLYLEPGDSLFIPRTLQTVRIQGGVFHETSVRFSEGSNFMDYITQAGGYSNLAREGDAYVIYANGEVGRTKHPLAIFRNYPDVKPGATIMVPQKPEAARLSPQERVSLLSAIISTAALLATTITQLSRR from the coding sequence ATGCGACTGATACAGAGTTTTTTCGTCATCTTCTTGTTAAGCCTGGCGACCGTAGCCACCGCCCAAAACCTGGGCGACATCAACTTCCAGACGACCAACATCGACAACCTCTCCGAGCAGCAGATCAGCCGCATATACCAGGCCTCCCAGGCCCGGGGACTCAGCGTGGAGCAGACCGTACAACTGGCCGTCCAGCAGGGGCTCCCTCCCTCCCAGGCATCGGCGCTGCGCCAGCGCCTCAACCAGGCCCGCTCGGGCATGGGCCAGGACGGCGGCGCCCAGGAAATTGCCCGCAACCGCGACGCCCTGCTGCAGGATTTTAACCAGGTATTCGGGGCCCAGACCGATGTGGACTCCCTCCGGACCTACGGCACCATCGATCAGATCCGCTACATTACCCGGCGCGATTCCATCCTGCTGGCCGAACAGAAGATGCGCGACAAGATTTTCGGCTATAACCTCTTCCAGCGCCAGCAGCTCTTCGGACAGCAGGCCGGCCCGCAACAGGGCGTACAGGGTCAGCAACAAGGCCAGGGCGGCCAAGGCGCGGCTTTCCAACCCATCATGAACATCCCCACGCCTACCGACTACGTGCTGGGAAGCGGCGACCAGGTGTTCATCGATGTCTGGGGCGCCCACGCGCAGACCTACCAGCTGCAGATTTCGCCCGAGGGGAATATCATGATCCCCAACCTGGGACCCATTTACCTGGACGGACTCACCATCGAGGATGCCCGGCAGAAGCTCTACGAACGAATGAGCCAAATCTACACGGGCCTGAGTCCCAACGACCCCAGCCAGAAGGACACCTATATGCAGGTATCGCTGGGGCAGTCGCGCAGCATCACCGTGACGGTCATCGGCGAGGCGGCCATGCCCGGCACCTACACCATTCCCTCCTTTTCCACGGTACTCAATCTGCTGTATGTCACCGGCGGACCCTCGGTGACGGGCTCCTTCCGCAAAATTGACGTCATCCGCGGCGACAGCGTGGCGGTGACCTTCGACCTCTACGACCTGCTGGTAAACGGTGACCGCAGCGACGACATCCGTCTGCGCTCCCAGGACCTGATCCGGGTGCATCCCTACATCGACCGCGTGGAAGTCTCCGGGGAGGTCAAACGCCCGGGCATCTACGAGATGCAGCAGGACGAAACCCTGGCCGACCTCATCGAATACACCGGCGGCTTTACCGACCAGGCCTACCAGGCACGCGTACGCATCGTCGGCAACACGCCCACCGAGCGACAGGTCGCCGACGTGGGACAGGAAAACTTCGCCAACTACGAAATGGCCTCCGGCGATTCGGTGCACGTGGGCAAGGTGCTTGACCGGTTTGCCAACGCGGTGACCCTCAACGGGGCCGTCTACCGGCCGGGCCAGTACCAGGTAACCGAATCCACCACCCTCTACGAGCTGATCCAGCGGGCCGACGGGCTGCGCGAGGACGCCTTTATGAGCCGCGCCCTCATCTACCGCGAGCAGGACAACTTCGAGCTCGAAGCCATCCAGGTCAACCTGCGCCAACTCATGCAAAACCCCGAGGCCAACGACATCGCCCTGCAGCCCAGGGACCAGATCCGCATCAACTCCATCTTCGACATGCGTGAGGACTGGACCATCCGGGTCAGCGGACCGGTCATGAATCCCAGCGAGCTGGACTACGTGGAGGGCATGACCCTGGAGGACGCCATCTTCCGGGCCGGCGGATTTACCCAAAGCGCGGCGCCCTACCAGATCGAGGTGGCCCGACGCATCCGCGACATGGACCAGAGCCGAACCAACGGGCAGATCGCCGAAACCTTCCAGTTTTCGGTGGACGAGAACCTGGAAATTGACGAGCAGGCCAGCCGGTTCACCCTGCAGCCCTACGATCGCATTTATGTGCGCGAGCTTCCCAACTACGAAAACCAGCAGGAGATCCGGCTCGTGGGCGAGGTGCAGTACCCGGGCGCCTACAGCCTGAGCAGCAAGACCGACCGTATTTCCGACCTCATCGAACGGGCCGGGGGACTGACCTCGGAGGCCTACCTGGAAGGTGCCGCGCTCTTCCGCCGGCAGGAGAACATCCAGCAGCAGACGCAGGCCGCCGCGAGCCAGCAGGTAACGGTGCAAGGCGGTGAAGATATCACTGTGGGCGGGGGACAGGGACAGACCCAGGGTCAACAGGCCGGGGAACAGCAACTTCAGCAGCAACAGGGTCCCGCCCTGGAAACCAAGCAGCAGGTAGGCATCAACCTGGCCGAGGTGGTGGATAATCCCGGTTCCCGATACGACCTCTACCTGGAACCCGGAGACTCCCTCTTTATCCCGCGCACCCTGCAGACCGTGCGCATCCAGGGCGGCGTCTTTCACGAAACCTCGGTGCGCTTCAGCGAGGGCAGCAACTTCATGGATTACATCACCCAGGCAGGGGGTTACAGCAACCTGGCGCGCGAGGGTGACGCCTACGTGATCTATGCCAACGGGGAGGTGGGCCGTACCAAACATCCCCTGGCCATTTTCCGCAACTACCCCGACGTCAAGCCCGGCGCCACCATTATGGTACCGCAGAAACCCGAGGCCGCCCGTCTATCCCCGCAGGAGCGCGTGAGCCTGCTCTCGGCCATCATCTCCACGGCCGCCCTGCTGGCTACCACCATCACCCAGCTCAGCCGGCGGTAG